Proteins from a genomic interval of Capsicum annuum cultivar UCD-10X-F1 chromosome 4, UCD10Xv1.1, whole genome shotgun sequence:
- the LOC124898048 gene encoding uncharacterized protein LOC124898048, with translation MWQMESSNRQVGTFTCTPVCGRYNDLLAINEAKSTRIRVVSATDYVYVVLHEDRRYIIFLDKKTCTCHRFKIGEIPRAYAYVVLKRKHFEPDDYCFDLYKSVAVLGTYQIPILSLPDRSAWETYGAKLFCHQSTNVFPGRPRKKEREKFAGEFYKTKSTNSCSACGIIGHNRRSCRKVRRVE, from the exons ATGTGGCAGATGGAATCCAGCAATCGACAAGTTGGGACATTCACATGCACCCCTGTTTGCGGGAGATACAATGATCTTCTTGCGATAAATGAGGCCAAGAGTACACGAATAAGg GTTGTATCAGCAACGGACTATGTTTATGTTGTGCTACATGAAGATAGAcgttatattatttttttggataagAAGACATGTACTTGTCATAGatttaaaattggtgaaattCCGCGTGCTTATGCTTATGTAGTGTTAAAGAGAAAACATTTTGAACCTGATGATTATTGCTTTGACTTATACAAGTCTGTAGCGGTGTTGGGCACGTATCAGATTCCTATATTGTCACTGCCTGATAGGTCTGCATGGGAGACATATGGAGCAAAATTGTTCTGCCACCAAAGTACAAACGTCTTCCCCGGGAggccaagaaaaaaagaaagagaaaagttcGCTGGAGAATTTTACAAGACTAAATCCACTAATTCATGCAGTGCTTGTGGGATTATTGGACACAATAGGCGTTCGTGTAGGAAAGTACGTCGAGTTGAATAA